The following are encoded together in the Naumannella cuiyingiana genome:
- a CDS encoding peptide MFS transporter, producing the protein MSSRPPTNPTDAAADSRTVVPAAERTFFGHPWGLANLAGVEMWERFSFYGMQAILAFYIYYSVSEGGLGLPEAAATSIVGAYGGLVYLSSIVGAWVADRLIGAERAVLTACVVIMIGHISLAVLPGVAGLGVGLVAIALGSGTLKTTTSSVLGDMYAPGDTTRDAAFSIYYMGVNLGALIGPLLTSALWGWRGFHWGFGLAAIGMAVGLVQYLLMRRRTISVVGRPAPNPLPAAQRARLLIILVGAIALIAVLAATGVLRAERLSAIVVGLTLVAAVVMFAVILTSSEITSTERSRVIAFVPMFIASAVFWSLFQQQFGVVAIYADQRLDRNLFGVELPPSLVNSINPLFVIIFAGVFATLWTRLGSRQPSAPMKFALGTVIMGVAFLAFLPWSGGGPNSTPLYAIVLILLLFTFAELCLSPVGQSLATKLAPRAFHTQMIALFFLSIAVGSAGAGALGGFYTESSERPYFLIIGGASIAVGVLVALLSRWINKMMIDVR; encoded by the coding sequence ATGTCATCTCGCCCCCCGACGAACCCGACCGACGCAGCCGCGGATTCCCGCACCGTGGTCCCCGCCGCGGAGCGCACCTTCTTCGGACATCCGTGGGGGCTGGCCAACCTGGCCGGCGTGGAGATGTGGGAGCGGTTCAGCTTCTACGGTATGCAGGCGATCCTCGCGTTCTACATCTACTACTCGGTGAGCGAGGGCGGCCTGGGGCTGCCGGAAGCGGCGGCCACCTCGATCGTCGGTGCCTACGGCGGCCTGGTCTACCTGTCCTCGATCGTCGGCGCCTGGGTGGCGGACCGCCTGATCGGCGCCGAGCGCGCGGTGCTCACCGCCTGCGTGGTGATCATGATCGGTCACATCTCCCTGGCCGTGCTGCCCGGTGTCGCCGGTCTCGGGGTCGGCCTGGTCGCGATCGCGCTCGGCTCCGGCACCCTGAAGACGACGACCAGCTCGGTGCTCGGGGACATGTACGCCCCTGGTGACACCACGCGCGATGCGGCGTTCTCGATCTACTACATGGGCGTGAACCTCGGCGCGCTGATCGGTCCGTTGCTGACCAGCGCGCTGTGGGGCTGGCGGGGCTTCCACTGGGGCTTCGGGCTGGCCGCGATCGGTATGGCGGTCGGGCTGGTGCAGTACCTGCTGATGCGGCGCCGCACGATCAGCGTCGTCGGCCGGCCCGCGCCGAATCCGCTGCCCGCCGCGCAGCGGGCGCGCCTGTTGATCATCCTGGTCGGGGCAATCGCACTGATCGCGGTCCTCGCCGCGACCGGGGTGCTCCGCGCCGAGCGACTCTCGGCCATCGTTGTCGGCCTGACCCTGGTGGCCGCGGTGGTGATGTTCGCCGTGATCCTGACCAGCTCCGAGATCACCTCGACCGAGCGTAGCCGGGTGATTGCGTTCGTTCCGATGTTCATCGCCAGCGCGGTGTTCTGGTCGCTGTTCCAGCAACAGTTCGGCGTGGTCGCGATCTATGCCGACCAGCGCCTTGACCGCAACCTGTTCGGGGTCGAGCTTCCCCCGTCGCTGGTCAATTCGATCAACCCATTGTTCGTGATCATCTTCGCCGGTGTGTTCGCGACGCTGTGGACCAGGCTCGGCAGCCGCCAGCCGTCCGCCCCGATGAAGTTCGCCCTGGGAACCGTGATCATGGGCGTGGCCTTCCTGGCCTTTCTCCCGTGGTCCGGCGGCGGCCCCAACAGCACCCCGCTGTATGCGATCGTGCTGATCCTGTTGCTGTTCACCTTCGCCGAGCTGTGTCTGTCACCGGTCGGCCAGTCGCTCGCCACCAAGCTCGCCCCGCGGGCATTCCACACCCAGATGATCGCGCTGTTCTTCTTGTCCATCGCGGTCGGCTCGGCCGGTGCGGGTGCGCTCGGCGGCTTCTACACCGAGTCGAGCGAGCGACCGTATTTCCTGATCATCGGCGGCGCGTCGATCGCGGTCGGGGTGCTGGTCGCCCTGCTGTCGCGCTGGATCAACAAGATGATGATCGACGTGCGCTGA